The following is a genomic window from Bacteroidia bacterium.
TTTTCAAGTGAATGCAATTCTGTAACACCATCATCTGAGGAGACCCCATGGCTATTCTGTATGACAACTCGATGGATACCCGGGCGAAGATCCGGGTCGTCGGCGTCGGCGGTGGCGGCGGTAACGCCATAGACGACATGATTCAGCGCGGTATCGAAAACGTGGAGTTCATTGCGGTGAATACCGACGCGCAAGCGCTGGACCGCAACGGATCCTCGTTTAAAATTCAGGCCGGCCGTAATCTGACGCGCGGCCTTGGCGCCGGAGCGGATCCCTCAGTCGGGTATCGCGCGGTGGAGGAGGACAAAGAGGAAATAGCCGCGGCACTGAGCGGATCCGACATGGTATTTGTGACCGCCGGCATGGGCGGCGGAACCGGTACGGGCGGAGCGCCGGTGGTGGCGAATATCTCCAAAGGCACCGGGGCACTTGTCGTCGGTATCGTGACCAAGCCCTTCCACTTCGAGGGCAAGCGCCGCATGGCACAGGCGGAAGAAGGGATCGAGGAACTGCGCAAGCACGTCGACACACTTATTGTCATACCGAATCAGAAGTTGCTTTCCCTCGTGGATAAAAACACGCCGGTATCCGAAGCCTTCCAGCTCGCCAATGAGGTGCTCTACAATGCCACACGCGGCATCGCCGAAATTATCGCCGTACCCGGTTTGGTCAATGTGGACTTTGCGGACGTCCGCACCATCATGCGCGACATGGGCGATGCGCTTATGGGCAGCGGCATCGCCTCCGGCGAGAACCGCGCCGTGGAAGCCGCGCACAACGCCATTTCCAGTCCGCTGCTCGACGGCGTCAGTATCGGCGGAGCGCAAGGCGTCCTGGTCAACATCACCGGCGGTGCCAACACGTCGCTGGTCGAAATTGACGAAGCCGTATCCATCATCACCGAAGCGGCCGGCGAGGACGCCAACGTCATCTTCGGTTCGGTGATTGACGAAGCGCTCGAAGACAAGCTCATGGTCACCGTCATCGCCACCGGCTTTAATAAGCGCAACGTCGGTGCGCGTCGCCCGGCCATGCCGCAGTCCGCTTCGCGTCAACCCCAGCAGCAGACCGCGATGCGCATTCCCACGGGCATCACCGAAATTCGTGAGTACGACGAGCCCGCCTTCGTGCGCAAGGGTCTCTCCCTGACCACCAGCGACGACGACGACGCCTCGGGCCAGCGCATCGAGAAAAGCAATCCCGACCGTCCGGCATTTTTGCGGAAGATTATGGACTGATTCTCTCTCACTCTTTCTTTACCTCCTCAAGCAGCGCCGCCCGCCCTCTCCTCATGGGGCGGGCGGTGTGCTTCTCCGGGTGTACGGAATCCGGTCAGTAATTTGTGGATTGAATGGTATTACGGAGATTGCGGATATTTCAGGAATTGCTGAGCAACGCGTTTCGTGAATGTAAAAAAGGACGTTGCTGTCGCGAAAATAAACGTCCCGGCGGTGAAGGACCTGAAGCTGCGGAGTTGTAACGATGCCGAGATGGAAGTATAGATTTACGACTATCGCCGTGCTGACCGTTGTCGGTGCGGCTCTGTCATTTGTCGGGCTGCGAAGCGAGACGAGAGTGCGCAGCAGCGCCTTCGGGATGCAAGCCGTGGTTTCGTCACAAGATGCTGGAGCTGAAACGTTCATGCCTGCATCCGTCCGAAGGGACTCCCTCGCGCTCACCGTGTTGAACGACGGAGAACGGTATGTCCTGCATTGGCTTGTACCGCCGGCACTGAGCTGTATGTCCTTTATCATCGAACGCAGACTATCGGAGACGTACAGCTTTACCTCCGACACGCGCTGGATCGAAATCGGGATGGAACCCGGGATGTGCAATCTGTTCGAAGCCGTGCCGTATTCTTTTCCCGATCGCAGTACCACAACCGGGATGAAGGGGATCATGCAGTACCGCTTGTCCGTCCGAACGGAAGGCGGCGGGGAACTTGTCAGTTACTCAGAGGTCATTACGCTGTCAGTTCCCGATCAACTGGAAATCCGCGATATGTATCCCCAGCCGGCGTCCATGCAGGTGCAGATGTCTTTTCTCACGTCTGACGCGGATCCTGTCACGGTGCGGATCTTTGACATGACCGGTACCGAACTGCGTAGAACAGCATTTTCCGTACCCCGGCCAGGCGTGCAACACCATATACTGGATGTGTCTTCCCTTCCGGCAGGGATCTATGTCTGTGCGTCGGAATCGCGGCAATCGATTGCGGTGCGCACATTCCGCGTTGTTCGATGATGAAACCTGAACGGTAATATTTCCACACATCCGGATAGCAACGCCACGACTGTTACCCGACAGAGATATGAGGAGCCTGCTATCAGCCCCGGGTCGCTGTGCACAGGCAAACGATGGTTCTTCGTCATGGAATGAATGAATGCAGGCCGACTTTGGCATAGCATAGCATGATCGCTGTGGGCTGATCACGCAAGCAGACCTCGGACAGCGCCGGCTTTGGCAGGGTATGTACGCAAAGCTCCCGTTGCCATCAAGGATCGACGTGGCCCATTCGGCGCAGGCGCTGCGGTCAATGAAAGTATCTCTCTGTAACTCTGTCGTTACAAAAAATCTTGCGCTGGAAACCTTGTTCGCGCCGGGAGGCGCCCATGCTACCGGAGGCAGCTGAATTGGTCACAGGAACACTACCCATCGTAGGATGATATGCAAAACCGGGACAGCGTGATCGCACGTGTGCCTACACCCGTCGGCAATCCGGATTGACACTATCGTTCATTGACAATCTCGTTATGGTCCCCCTTGCCCGTTTCCGAAATAATGGCCAACTTCCATCGTGATGTCCACCCGTCTCACCATTCACGATGTGTGGTACTGTCCAATGAAGCTCTCCGATGTGATCTCCCGAAATGCGAACATTTGTGTACTGCTCT
Proteins encoded in this region:
- a CDS encoding T9SS type A sorting domain-containing protein, with the translated sequence MPASVRRDSLALTVLNDGERYVLHWLVPPALSCMSFIIERRLSETYSFTSDTRWIEIGMEPGMCNLFEAVPYSFPDRSTTTGMKGIMQYRLSVRTEGGGELVSYSEVITLSVPDQLEIRDMYPQPASMQVQMSFLTSDADPVTVRIFDMTGTELRRTAFSVPRPGVQHHILDVSSLPAGIYVCASESRQSIAVRTFRVVR
- the ftsZ gene encoding cell division protein FtsZ, which produces MAILYDNSMDTRAKIRVVGVGGGGGNAIDDMIQRGIENVEFIAVNTDAQALDRNGSSFKIQAGRNLTRGLGAGADPSVGYRAVEEDKEEIAAALSGSDMVFVTAGMGGGTGTGGAPVVANISKGTGALVVGIVTKPFHFEGKRRMAQAEEGIEELRKHVDTLIVIPNQKLLSLVDKNTPVSEAFQLANEVLYNATRGIAEIIAVPGLVNVDFADVRTIMRDMGDALMGSGIASGENRAVEAAHNAISSPLLDGVSIGGAQGVLVNITGGANTSLVEIDEAVSIITEAAGEDANVIFGSVIDEALEDKLMVTVIATGFNKRNVGARRPAMPQSASRQPQQQTAMRIPTGITEIREYDEPAFVRKGLSLTTSDDDDASGQRIEKSNPDRPAFLRKIMD